In Arcobacter ellisii, a genomic segment contains:
- a CDS encoding carbon-nitrogen hydrolase family protein: MKLITLQIKTSLDFQTNLNELKELINSCEENSLILAPELALSGFSYDRMDEASTFSIKAIEEIKELSQNKIISLTFITKKDEKYFNTLYLFHNKKIIHTQSKIKLFPLGNELEHFSEGDLKDLKILEIDGIKIAALICFELRFPELWEKIKGADIILNPAMWGLKRKEHYESISKALALVNQCFVVACNSADYNMAKGSAIISPFGNVIKDDSKNKIETIFDKDEINKVRKYIDIGLNKK; encoded by the coding sequence ATGAAATTAATAACTCTACAAATTAAAACTTCGTTAGATTTTCAAACAAATCTAAATGAATTAAAAGAATTAATAAATTCGTGTGAAGAAAACTCTTTAATTTTAGCTCCTGAATTAGCTTTGAGTGGATTTTCTTATGATAGAATGGATGAAGCTTCTACTTTTTCAATAAAAGCCATTGAAGAGATAAAAGAATTAAGCCAAAATAAAATTATTTCTTTAACATTTATTACAAAAAAAGATGAAAAATATTTTAATACTTTATATTTATTTCACAATAAAAAAATCATTCATACTCAATCAAAAATTAAACTTTTTCCTTTAGGAAATGAACTAGAACATTTTAGTGAAGGAGATTTAAAAGATTTAAAAATTTTAGAAATAGATGGTATAAAAATAGCAGCATTAATCTGTTTTGAACTAAGATTTCCAGAGCTTTGGGAAAAAATAAAAGGTGCAGATATAATTTTAAATCCAGCAATGTGGGGATTAAAAAGAAAAGAGCATTATGAATCTATTTCAAAAGCTTTAGCTTTAGTGAATCAATGTTTTGTAGTTGCTTGTAACAGTGCTGATTATAATATGGCAAAAGGAAGTGCAATCATAAGTCCATTTGGAAATGTAATAAAAGATGATTCTAAAAATAAAATTGAAACAATTTTTGATAAAGATGAGATAAATAAAGTTAGAAAATATATTGATATTGGATTAAATAAAAAATAA
- a CDS encoding phosphomannomutase/phosphoglucomutase has protein sequence MINKTIFRQYDIRGVVNDDLTYENSKLIGYYLGLHIKEKISSTPYIVVGYDVRTHSQMLFEALISGLNLSECKVLNIGLVATGVNYFASFQEFLIENKTIKPTASIMITGSHNAKKYNGFKITINNEPFFGEELLALYEKISKNQNIEIPNNFDFIKIDAKKLYVDFMVNQFSHLKNFKTPFVVDCGNGVANTVLCDILDELNLNYKGLHLTPDGEFPNHHPDPTNEKNLEDIKALLKDECNLGFAYDGDADRIAVLTQKYNIKGDMLALLFSKTMKNPVIIGEVTYSQNIFDELNSEAKTIMNKTGYSNLRLKLKELNADLAAEVSGHIFFNDRYYGYDDAIYATFRVLELLYKGINLDFELDKLPKVYTSSNIEIEVSEKNKFLIIKEIENKLKKVQRGFPIIKDIIKIDGLRINFEYGWALIRASNTNSIIVTKYEASTYATAMSYKVAVENILNEVINEINNSTN, from the coding sequence TTCATATAAAAGAAAAAATTTCATCAACGCCATATATTGTGGTTGGTTATGATGTAAGAACTCACTCTCAAATGCTTTTTGAAGCTCTAATCTCAGGACTTAATCTATCAGAGTGTAAAGTTTTAAATATTGGACTAGTTGCAACTGGCGTAAACTATTTTGCCTCTTTTCAAGAGTTTTTGATAGAAAATAAAACTATAAAACCAACTGCGTCAATTATGATTACAGGAAGTCATAATGCAAAAAAATATAATGGTTTTAAAATCACAATAAACAATGAACCATTTTTTGGGGAAGAGCTTTTAGCTTTATATGAAAAAATTAGTAAAAATCAAAATATAGAAATTCCAAATAATTTTGATTTTATAAAAATTGATGCAAAAAAATTGTACGTAGATTTTATGGTTAATCAATTTTCACATCTAAAAAATTTTAAAACTCCTTTTGTAGTTGATTGTGGAAATGGCGTTGCAAATACAGTTTTATGTGATATTTTAGATGAATTAAATCTAAACTATAAAGGTTTACACCTAACTCCAGATGGAGAGTTTCCAAATCATCATCCAGACCCAACAAATGAAAAAAATCTTGAAGATATAAAAGCTTTATTAAAAGATGAGTGTAATTTAGGTTTTGCTTATGATGGAGATGCTGATAGAATTGCTGTTTTAACTCAAAAATATAATATCAAAGGTGATATGTTAGCCCTACTTTTTTCAAAAACTATGAAAAATCCAGTAATTATTGGAGAAGTTACCTACTCACAAAATATTTTTGATGAATTAAATAGTGAAGCTAAAACAATAATGAATAAAACTGGTTATTCAAACTTACGATTAAAACTAAAAGAATTAAATGCAGACCTTGCAGCAGAAGTTTCAGGACATATCTTTTTTAATGATAGATATTATGGTTATGATGATGCTATTTATGCAACTTTTAGAGTATTAGAACTTTTATATAAAGGAATAAATTTAGATTTTGAGTTAGATAAACTTCCAAAAGTTTATACAAGTTCTAATATTGAAATAGAAGTTAGTGAAAAAAATAAATTTTTAATTATAAAAGAGATTGAAAATAAATTAAAAAAAGTTCAACGAGGATTTCCTATTATAAAAGATATTATAAAAATTGATGGACTTAGAATAAATTTTGAATATGGTTGGGCATTAATTCGTGCTTCAAATACAAATTCTATAATAGTTACTAAATATGAAGCTAGCACTTACGCAACAGCTATGAGTTATAAAGTTGCAGTTGAAAATATTTTAAATGAGGTAATAAATGAAATTAATAACTCTACAAATTAA